Proteins encoded within one genomic window of Aurantiacibacter spongiae:
- the egtD gene encoding L-histidine N(alpha)-methyltransferase → MANSEGIKLVDLDEDGIDRAFRDGVLEGLSQPQKAIPARWLYDDAGSQLFEDITAVPEYYPTRAEREILEERGEDFARLIGPGRAVVEFGSGSSVKTPLVLRAIEPGAYVPLDIAGDFLRAAAADLSAKFPGLPVYPVEADFTRKVELPAEVAGMNKLGFFPGSTIGNMVPRTAVDLLRSMRDTLGDGAMLLIGMDLIKDVATLEAAYDDAGGVTADFNRNLLTRINRELEGTIPVEAFRHEARWSDLYARVEMHLVAEEDVAFSVCGRGFAMKSGESIHTENSHKFDRRSANTLLLAGRWTPVERWTDAEGRFSLILARAATPRGAP, encoded by the coding sequence ATGGCCAATTCGGAAGGTATCAAGCTCGTCGACCTGGACGAGGACGGAATCGACCGCGCGTTTCGCGACGGCGTGCTGGAGGGGCTGTCGCAGCCGCAGAAGGCAATACCGGCACGCTGGCTCTACGATGATGCCGGTTCGCAGCTGTTCGAGGACATCACCGCCGTTCCGGAATACTATCCGACCCGCGCGGAACGCGAGATTCTGGAGGAACGGGGCGAGGACTTTGCCCGGCTGATCGGTCCGGGACGCGCGGTGGTGGAATTCGGATCGGGGTCTTCGGTCAAGACGCCGCTCGTGCTCCGGGCGATCGAGCCCGGTGCCTATGTCCCGCTCGACATCGCCGGGGATTTCCTGCGCGCCGCCGCCGCCGACCTGTCGGCGAAGTTTCCCGGCCTGCCGGTCTACCCGGTCGAGGCCGACTTCACCCGCAAGGTCGAACTGCCCGCCGAAGTCGCGGGAATGAACAAGCTGGGCTTCTTTCCCGGCTCCACCATAGGCAATATGGTTCCGCGCACCGCGGTCGATCTGCTGCGTTCGATGCGCGATACGCTGGGCGACGGGGCGATGCTGCTGATTGGCATGGATCTCATCAAGGATGTCGCCACGCTGGAGGCGGCCTACGACGATGCGGGCGGGGTGACGGCCGATTTCAACCGCAATCTTCTAACCCGCATCAACCGTGAACTGGAGGGCACGATTCCGGTCGAGGCGTTCCGGCACGAGGCGCGGTGGAGCGACCTGTATGCGCGGGTCGAGATGCATCTGGTCGCCGAAGAGGATGTCGCCTTCTCGGTTTGCGGACGCGGTTTCGCCATGAAGAGCGGCGAAAGCATCCATACCGAAAACAGCCACAAATTCGATCGGCGCAGTGCCAATACCCTGCTGCTGGCAGGGCGCTGGACGCCGGTGGAGCGCTGGACCGACGCGGAGGGGCGCTTCTCCCTCATCCTGGCGCGTGCCGCCACGCCTCGCGGCGCACCGTGA
- a CDS encoding DUF5996 family protein: MTPWPALDYVADRHTIETCHMMLQLIGKLPTRLLPWENHGWHVALRVVPRGFVTRPMPAEDGRQFTAGLDMREGAIVVECSDSSRFAISLAGRSVAAVHCDLADGLDRLALPAPVHGGPNEIEAAIPFARDTMEREWNADAARRLHGAFISADGVFTTFRSLFLGKSSPSHLFWGAFDIAVTRFSGRRAPVHPGGFPNLPDAVTRDAYSHEVISAGFCPGGNGMTEAAFYTYAYPSPAGIAATTVRPAHARWHEGLGEFVLPYAAVATSNDPAEALMAFLQSTYGACAEMLDWPADLTISAPAIGSPAQEV; the protein is encoded by the coding sequence GTGACACCCTGGCCGGCTCTCGATTACGTAGCCGACAGGCATACGATCGAGACGTGCCACATGATGCTCCAGCTGATCGGCAAACTGCCGACCCGGCTGCTACCCTGGGAAAACCACGGCTGGCACGTCGCGCTGCGTGTCGTACCTCGCGGGTTCGTCACGCGGCCCATGCCGGCGGAGGACGGGCGGCAGTTCACGGCGGGGCTGGACATGCGGGAGGGCGCGATCGTCGTCGAATGTTCCGATTCCAGCCGCTTTGCCATCTCCCTGGCCGGGCGCAGCGTCGCGGCGGTGCATTGCGACCTGGCGGACGGTCTCGACCGCCTGGCGCTGCCCGCGCCGGTGCATGGTGGTCCGAACGAGATCGAAGCCGCGATACCCTTCGCGCGCGATACGATGGAGCGCGAATGGAATGCCGACGCGGCCCGGCGCCTGCACGGGGCCTTCATATCGGCCGATGGCGTGTTCACGACGTTCCGCTCGCTCTTTCTTGGCAAGTCCTCTCCCAGCCACCTGTTCTGGGGCGCCTTCGACATCGCCGTGACGCGCTTTTCCGGACGCCGCGCGCCGGTCCATCCGGGCGGGTTTCCCAACCTGCCCGACGCCGTCACCCGGGACGCTTACAGTCACGAGGTCATCAGCGCCGGTTTCTGCCCCGGCGGCAACGGCATGACCGAGGCGGCCTTCTATACCTATGCCTATCCTTCACCCGCGGGGATCGCCGCGACGACGGTGCGCCCGGCGCACGCCCGCTGGCACGAGGGGCTGGGCGAATTCGTCCTGCCCTACGCCGCGGTAGCGACTTCGAACGATCCGGCAGAAGCGCTGATGGCGTTCCTGCAATCGACCTACGGCGCCTGTGCCGAGATGCTGGACTGGCCCGCCGACCTCACAATCTCCGCGCCCGCCATCGGCTCCCCGGCGCAAGAGGTTTGA
- a CDS encoding class II 3-deoxy-7-phosphoheptulonate synthase, with the protein MAQDWTPQSWQHDRFIARHLPQYEDADALAEVEATLAGFPPLVFAGEARNLKAQLAEVAAGDAFLLQGGDCAESFAEFSPNSIRDTFRVILQMAAVLTFASKMPVVKVGRMAGQFAKPRSAQTETRGEVTLPSYFGDNVNGIDFTPEARRNDPARMVRAYSQAAATLNLLRAFAGGGYANLRQVHRWTLDFMGRSPWFERFQSIADRIGEALDFMEACGVDIENDPHLKATSFYTSHEALLLPYEQAMTRQDSLTGDWFDTSAHMLWIGDRTRFENSAHVEFLRGVNNPVGVKCGPSLEPDVLLGLLDTLNPSREAGRITLISRFGHEKVEAGLPPLVRAVTREGHPVVWSCDPMHGNVVKSESGYKTRPFDRILSEVRGFFAVHRAEGTHAGGIHVEMTGQDVTECTGGAVAITDEGLADRYHTHCDPRLNAAQSLELSFLLAEMLNLELAEGSKAAA; encoded by the coding sequence GTGGCACAGGATTGGACACCGCAGAGCTGGCAGCACGATCGCTTCATCGCCAGGCATCTCCCGCAATACGAGGACGCGGACGCGCTGGCCGAGGTGGAAGCGACGCTGGCCGGTTTCCCTCCGCTGGTTTTCGCCGGAGAGGCGCGTAACCTGAAGGCCCAGCTGGCCGAGGTCGCGGCCGGCGACGCCTTTCTGCTTCAGGGCGGCGACTGCGCCGAAAGCTTCGCCGAATTCTCTCCCAATTCGATCCGCGACACCTTCCGCGTCATCCTGCAGATGGCTGCCGTCCTGACCTTCGCCAGCAAGATGCCGGTGGTAAAGGTGGGCCGCATGGCGGGCCAGTTCGCCAAGCCGAGAAGCGCGCAGACCGAAACGCGCGGCGAGGTGACGCTGCCCAGCTATTTCGGCGACAACGTCAACGGCATCGACTTCACGCCCGAAGCGCGGCGCAACGATCCCGCGCGCATGGTGCGCGCCTACAGCCAGGCGGCGGCGACGCTCAACCTGCTGCGCGCCTTTGCCGGCGGAGGGTATGCCAACCTGCGGCAGGTGCATCGCTGGACGCTCGATTTCATGGGCCGTTCACCGTGGTTCGAGCGCTTCCAGTCCATCGCCGACCGCATCGGCGAAGCCCTGGATTTCATGGAGGCGTGCGGCGTCGATATCGAGAACGATCCGCATCTCAAGGCGACCAGCTTCTATACCAGCCACGAGGCGCTGTTGCTGCCCTACGAACAGGCCATGACGCGGCAGGATTCGCTGACCGGCGACTGGTTCGACACCAGCGCGCACATGCTGTGGATCGGGGACCGTACCCGGTTCGAGAACAGCGCGCATGTCGAGTTCCTGCGCGGGGTGAACAATCCCGTCGGGGTGAAATGCGGGCCGAGCCTCGAACCCGATGTGCTGCTCGGCCTGCTCGACACGCTCAACCCGTCGCGAGAGGCGGGGCGCATTACCCTCATCAGCCGTTTCGGGCACGAGAAGGTCGAGGCTGGCCTGCCGCCGCTGGTGCGCGCGGTGACGCGCGAAGGGCATCCGGTGGTGTGGAGCTGCGACCCCATGCACGGCAATGTCGTCAAGTCCGAAAGCGGTTACAAGACGCGCCCCTTCGACCGCATCCTGTCCGAAGTGCGCGGCTTCTTCGCCGTCCACCGGGCGGAAGGCACCCATGCCGGCGGCATCCATGTCGAAATGACGGGGCAGGACGTGACCGAATGTACCGGCGGGGCCGTGGCGATTACCGACGAAGGGCTGGCCGACCGCTATCACACCCATTGCGACCCCCGGCTCAACGCCGCGCAATCGCTCGAACTTTCGTTCCTGCTCGCCGAAATGCTCAACCTCGAACTGGCGGAGGGGAGCAAGGCGGCGGCCTGA
- a CDS encoding M16 family metallopeptidase — protein sequence MTFFSRAACAFLPLFLLAPVPALAQSPCTLQATPADTPQYAMPDDPWIYRGTDIPVDEKWLFGELPNGVRYAVRQNNVPPCQMSLRIAIDAGSLNEGDDERGFAHLVEHLTFRQSRDFGPGEAIPHFQRLGASLGSDTNAITSPTQTVYKLDLPNANRATLDESIGLFAGMVIAPTLSSDNLAADVPIVLSERREQAGPSRRIQDQTTQILYAGQRLAERLPIGTVDSLEGATQGSVRAFHDRWYRPENAVVVLVGDADEKVLAAMVEKHFADWQVDGSVTPAPDFGDPVAPAGADPANPVGEVSVIVEPGQPRGFTYAVLRPWVQIVDNLEYNRQNLLRSVAAAVVNRRLETQARSGGSYLYAQIGQDKISRSVDGTFVQFAPISEDWEAALAEVRGVIADALQQPPSQAEIDQAVAQFDVAFVDSVEQSRIQAGSALADQVVQAVDIREAIASPETFLDVFRSIAPRFTPEQVLEATRELFSGEVIRAAYLTPEPGEADVAQLRAALQTPVTASALARDDAEAIDFADLPAIGAPASPAVIEPLGVFDIERLTFPNGVRALIWDRNNEPGRVTVRVRFGAGWQGFAPDEGVYAQMGPLALVNSGVGPLDQNDLDRIAAGSKLGFEFSIDDGTFVFQGLTRQEDLENQLYLFAAKLAMPGWDAAPFERAKASAKIAYNSYARDPGGVLNRDLDWLLRDRDPRFATATPAQLDAATPDQFREVWSRLLSQGPVEVDVFGDIDRQATIDALSRTFGALDQREPLPASVTSRQMAFPEDTSEPVTLTFDGDTDQGAAVVAWETGAGSAGLPESRKLYLLSQIFSNRLIDGLRERAGAAYSPMVSSSWPLDVDSGGLTFALVQIDPSLLPAFYDEAAEIAADLAANGPSPDELALVQEPIRQYLNRAQTGHTFWLNQLEGAAFDANRVTNIRTIWSDYDEASVAEMQALAKKYFAGTQPLRVSVVPAEGAGTAAAGR from the coding sequence ATGACATTCTTTTCGCGCGCGGCCTGCGCCTTTCTTCCGCTTTTCCTCCTTGCGCCCGTTCCGGCGCTCGCGCAGTCCCCCTGCACCCTGCAGGCGACCCCGGCGGACACGCCGCAATACGCGATGCCGGACGACCCGTGGATCTACCGCGGGACGGACATTCCCGTGGACGAGAAATGGCTGTTCGGCGAGCTCCCCAACGGAGTGCGTTATGCCGTGCGGCAGAACAACGTGCCGCCGTGCCAGATGAGCCTGCGCATCGCCATAGACGCCGGATCGCTGAACGAGGGCGACGACGAGCGCGGCTTCGCCCACCTGGTCGAGCACCTCACCTTCCGCCAGTCGCGCGATTTCGGGCCGGGGGAGGCAATCCCGCATTTCCAGCGGCTGGGTGCGTCGCTCGGCAGCGATACGAACGCCATCACCAGCCCGACGCAGACGGTCTACAAGCTCGATCTGCCCAACGCCAACCGCGCCACGCTGGATGAAAGCATCGGCCTGTTCGCCGGCATGGTGATCGCGCCGACCCTGTCGAGCGACAATCTCGCTGCGGACGTGCCCATCGTGCTGTCGGAACGGCGCGAGCAGGCCGGTCCGTCGCGCCGCATCCAGGACCAGACGACGCAGATCCTCTATGCCGGGCAGCGCCTTGCCGAACGCCTCCCCATCGGCACGGTCGATTCGCTCGAAGGCGCGACGCAGGGATCGGTGCGCGCGTTTCACGACCGCTGGTATCGCCCTGAAAATGCCGTCGTCGTGCTGGTCGGCGATGCCGACGAGAAGGTGCTGGCGGCCATGGTCGAGAAGCACTTTGCCGACTGGCAGGTGGACGGGTCGGTCACGCCCGCGCCCGATTTCGGCGACCCCGTCGCCCCCGCCGGGGCAGACCCCGCCAATCCCGTGGGCGAGGTATCGGTGATCGTCGAGCCGGGGCAGCCGCGCGGCTTCACCTATGCCGTGCTGCGTCCGTGGGTGCAGATCGTCGACAACCTCGAATACAATCGTCAGAACCTGCTGCGTTCGGTCGCGGCGGCGGTGGTCAATCGCCGTCTGGAAACCCAGGCGCGCAGCGGCGGCAGCTATCTCTACGCGCAGATCGGGCAGGACAAGATCAGCCGCAGCGTGGACGGCACCTTCGTCCAGTTCGCGCCCATCAGCGAGGACTGGGAGGCCGCCCTTGCCGAAGTGCGCGGAGTGATCGCGGATGCGTTGCAGCAACCGCCCAGCCAGGCCGAGATCGACCAGGCCGTCGCGCAGTTCGACGTGGCCTTCGTCGATTCGGTCGAGCAGTCGCGCATCCAGGCGGGCAGCGCGCTCGCCGACCAGGTGGTGCAGGCCGTCGACATTCGCGAGGCCATCGCCAGTCCCGAGACGTTTCTTGACGTGTTCCGCTCCATCGCCCCGCGCTTCACCCCGGAACAGGTGCTGGAAGCGACGCGCGAACTGTTCAGCGGGGAGGTGATCCGCGCCGCCTATCTGACTCCCGAACCGGGCGAGGCGGACGTGGCGCAGTTGCGCGCCGCCTTGCAGACCCCCGTCACCGCCAGCGCGCTCGCCCGTGACGATGCCGAGGCGATCGACTTCGCCGATCTGCCGGCCATCGGCGCGCCCGCTTCGCCAGCCGTGATCGAGCCGCTGGGCGTGTTCGACATCGAGCGGCTCACCTTTCCCAACGGCGTGCGTGCGCTGATCTGGGATCGCAACAACGAACCCGGCCGCGTCACCGTGCGCGTGCGCTTCGGCGCGGGGTGGCAGGGCTTCGCGCCGGACGAGGGCGTGTATGCGCAGATGGGTCCGCTGGCGCTGGTCAATTCCGGCGTCGGGCCGCTCGACCAGAACGATCTCGACCGTATCGCGGCCGGCAGCAAGCTGGGCTTCGAATTCTCGATCGACGACGGCACCTTCGTCTTCCAGGGGCTGACGCGGCAGGAGGATCTGGAAAACCAGCTTTACCTGTTCGCGGCGAAACTGGCGATGCCCGGCTGGGACGCCGCCCCGTTCGAGCGGGCGAAGGCCAGTGCGAAGATCGCCTATAACAGCTATGCCCGCGATCCGGGCGGGGTGCTCAACCGCGATCTGGACTGGCTGCTGCGCGATCGCGATCCGCGCTTCGCCACCGCCACCCCGGCACAGCTCGATGCCGCCACGCCGGACCAGTTCCGCGAGGTCTGGAGCCGCCTTCTGAGCCAGGGACCGGTGGAGGTCGACGTGTTCGGCGACATCGACCGGCAGGCGACGATCGATGCGCTGTCGCGTACGTTCGGTGCGCTCGACCAGCGCGAGCCTCTGCCCGCATCCGTCACGAGCCGCCAGATGGCCTTCCCCGAAGATACGAGCGAGCCGGTCACGCTCACCTTCGATGGCGATACCGACCAGGGCGCCGCCGTGGTCGCCTGGGAAACGGGCGCGGGTTCGGCCGGACTTCCGGAAAGCCGCAAGCTCTATCTGCTTTCGCAGATCTTCTCCAACCGCCTGATCGACGGACTGCGCGAACGGGCCGGTGCCGCCTATTCGCCGATGGTCAGCTCGAGCTGGCCGCTCGACGTCGATAGCGGGGGGCTGACCTTCGCCCTGGTGCAGATCGACCCGTCATTGCTGCCCGCCTTCTACGACGAGGCGGCGGAAATTGCCGCAGACCTCGCCGCGAACGGGCCGAGCCCGGACGAGCTGGCGCTCGTGCAGGAGCCGATCCGCCAGTATTTGAACCGGGCGCAGACCGGGCATACGTTCTGGCTCAACCAGCTGGAGGGCGCGGCCTTCGATGCGAACCGGGTGACGAACATCCGCACCATCTGGTCCGACTATGACGAGGCGAGCGTCGCGGAAATGCAGGCGCTGGCGAAAAAATACTTCGCCGGAACGCAGCCGCTGCGGGTATCGGTCGTTCCCGCCGAGGGGGCCGGGACGGCGGCGGCGGGGCGCTGA
- the egtB gene encoding ergothioneine biosynthesis protein EgtB has product MSRTEARTTLALPDRGEPLADRFRATRSLTESLLEPLSEADAIIQSMEDASPAKWHAAHTTWFWETFLLRDHLPGYRLFDEVYPFLFNSYYEAEGDRIARGRRGLISRPSLAEILGWRAHVNEAMDKLLPDPAHADLIRLGIAHEEQHIELLLTDIKHGFSMNALGPAMWDAPACRQPAQCEGWLEHPGGIARIGHQSDGFAFDNEGPAHRALLEPFALSRRLVTNGEWDDFISDGGYDDHRLWLSDGWEWVKREGIAAPLYWREGEQFTHAGWRERDPDAPVAHISYFEADAFASWAGARLPTEFEWEAIARGQDHPGFDSLAGNQLNEAAPPLPAGTGELFGDCWQFTQSAYLPYPRFRPAKGAVGEYNGKFMAGQWVLKGASCATVRGHSRPSYRNFFYPQQRWQFTGLRLAQDR; this is encoded by the coding sequence TTGTCTCGCACCGAAGCCCGAACAACACTCGCCCTTCCCGACCGGGGAGAACCGCTCGCCGACCGGTTCCGCGCCACCCGTTCGCTGACCGAGAGCCTTCTGGAACCGCTGAGCGAGGCGGATGCGATCATCCAGTCGATGGAGGATGCCAGCCCGGCCAAATGGCATGCCGCGCACACCACCTGGTTCTGGGAAACCTTCCTGCTGCGCGATCACCTGCCCGGATACCGACTGTTCGACGAAGTCTATCCGTTTCTCTTCAACTCCTATTACGAAGCCGAGGGGGATCGCATCGCGCGCGGTCGGCGCGGCCTGATCTCGCGCCCGTCGCTGGCCGAGATCCTTGGCTGGCGCGCGCATGTGAACGAGGCGATGGACAAGCTCCTGCCCGACCCGGCCCATGCCGATCTCATCCGTCTCGGCATCGCGCACGAGGAGCAGCATATCGAATTGCTGCTGACCGACATCAAGCACGGTTTTTCCATGAACGCCCTCGGTCCCGCAATGTGGGATGCCCCCGCGTGCCGCCAGCCGGCGCAGTGCGAAGGCTGGCTGGAACATCCCGGCGGCATTGCCCGCATCGGCCACCAGTCGGATGGCTTCGCCTTCGACAACGAAGGCCCGGCGCACCGCGCGCTGCTCGAACCCTTCGCGCTGTCGCGGCGGCTGGTGACGAACGGGGAGTGGGACGATTTCATTTCCGACGGCGGATATGACGATCATCGCCTGTGGCTGTCCGATGGCTGGGAATGGGTGAAACGCGAAGGGATCGCCGCGCCCCTCTACTGGCGCGAGGGAGAGCAGTTCACCCATGCCGGCTGGCGCGAGCGCGATCCGGATGCGCCCGTCGCCCATATCAGCTATTTCGAGGCGGATGCCTTCGCCAGCTGGGCGGGCGCGCGGTTGCCGACGGAGTTCGAATGGGAGGCCATCGCCCGCGGGCAGGACCACCCCGGTTTCGACAGTCTCGCCGGCAACCAGCTGAACGAGGCCGCACCGCCCCTGCCTGCCGGCACGGGGGAGCTGTTCGGGGATTGCTGGCAATTCACGCAGTCGGCCTACCTGCCCTATCCTCGCTTCCGCCCGGCCAAGGGCGCGGTGGGCGAGTACAACGGCAAGTTCATGGCGGGGCAATGGGTGCTGAAAGGCGCCAGTTGCGCCACGGTGCGCGGTCATTCGCGGCCCAGCTACCGCAATTTCTTCTATCCGCAGCAACGCTGGCAATTCACCGGGCTGCGGCTCGCCCAGGATCGGTAG
- a CDS encoding NifU family protein, with amino-acid sequence MFIETETTPNPATLKFLPGRQVMPSGTRDFATPEEAEASPLAQALFDTGEVTGVFFGGDFVSVTAASASEWPTLKPQVVAVLLDHFVSEAPLFAGPQGNGIAVPPEVAESDIGDDEGTEDIVVQIKDLIETRVRPAVASDGGDIRYRGFRDGVVFLAMQGACSGCPSSTATLKHGIEGLLKHYVPEVKEVRAA; translated from the coding sequence ATGTTCATAGAAACCGAGACCACGCCCAATCCCGCGACCCTGAAATTCCTGCCCGGCCGGCAGGTCATGCCGTCCGGCACCCGCGATTTCGCCACGCCGGAGGAGGCCGAGGCGAGCCCGCTGGCGCAGGCGCTGTTCGATACGGGAGAGGTGACGGGCGTGTTCTTCGGCGGCGATTTCGTCTCCGTCACGGCCGCGTCGGCCAGCGAATGGCCCACGCTGAAGCCGCAGGTCGTCGCCGTGCTGCTCGACCATTTCGTGTCCGAAGCGCCGCTTTTCGCCGGCCCGCAGGGCAACGGCATCGCCGTCCCGCCCGAGGTGGCCGAAAGCGACATCGGCGACGATGAGGGGACGGAGGATATCGTCGTCCAGATCAAGGATCTGATCGAGACGCGCGTGCGCCCGGCCGTCGCCAGCGACGGCGGCGACATCCGCTATCGCGGTTTTCGCGACGGGGTGGTGTTCCTCGCCATGCAGGGTGCGTGCTCTGGCTGTCCGAGTTCCACCGCCACGCTGAAGCACGGCATCGAGGGGCTGCTCAAGCACTACGTTCCCGAGGTGAAGGAAGTGCGCGCCGCCTGA
- a CDS encoding retropepsin-like aspartic protease family protein, producing the protein MDFAPVWDQLAHSIREIPRSGLLMAAIAAMAMGILGSFLLPRVPALGRLLRLGSTLGLMAVLLLVVLQLSRLDPRFSLAVPELGLPEQVVEGGETRIPLSRDGHYWLEAEVNGHRTSFLVDTGATLTAVSDRTAAAAGLEARESGLPIRLQTANGAVAAKMTNIDELRFGNVAARGLDAVIAPGLGDTNVLGMNLLSRLASVRIEQGELILVPNNPQPTLDIAD; encoded by the coding sequence ATGGACTTCGCACCCGTCTGGGACCAGCTGGCGCATTCGATCCGGGAGATTCCGCGCTCCGGACTGCTGATGGCAGCCATCGCCGCGATGGCGATGGGTATCCTCGGCAGCTTCCTGCTGCCGCGCGTGCCCGCCCTGGGCAGGTTGCTGAGGCTCGGCAGCACGCTCGGGCTGATGGCCGTGCTGCTGCTCGTCGTGCTGCAACTCTCGCGCCTCGATCCGCGCTTTTCGCTCGCAGTGCCCGAACTCGGCTTGCCGGAACAGGTGGTCGAGGGCGGGGAGACGCGCATCCCCCTCTCGCGCGACGGGCATTACTGGCTGGAGGCGGAGGTCAACGGTCACCGCACCAGCTTCCTTGTCGATACCGGCGCGACGCTGACCGCCGTATCCGATCGTACCGCGGCCGCCGCCGGGCTCGAAGCGCGCGAGAGCGGCCTGCCCATCCGCCTGCAGACGGCGAACGGCGCGGTGGCGGCGAAGATGACGAATATCGACGAACTGCGTTTCGGCAATGTCGCGGCGCGCGGTCTGGATGCGGTAATCGCGCCGGGGCTGGGCGATACGAACGTGCTCGGGATGAACCTGCTCAGCCGCCTCGCTTCGGTTCGCATCGAGCAGGGCGAGCTGATTCTCGTGCCCAACAACCCGCAACCCACGCTGGACATCGCCGACTGA
- a CDS encoding lipopolysaccharide biosynthesis protein, with amino-acid sequence MIRRALTNTGWLMGARGVNAVLSLIYLAMATRALGVQGFGTFVIIFTFAQLIVGFTSFQTWQAIIRWGQGEEGRRSATGYALALDTLTIVTGTLVAGLVLGFAGEWLPIPRGLRWESFWFTLAYLLAIRSTPTGLLRLHDRYGRGAIADSTMSIVRVAGAGLLILTAPTIEGFLLVWAVAELATAGMYWLLAARTEAIFWQRFSLTRLPQAEPDAWRFVAGTSLTAMLSISSRQLLVLLVGTFGGAAMAGIYRVAAQLGEGLLRLAQALLRAVYPELVRNPKQARLLAARITRIAMLTGAATVALAWLGGEWLIRAIAGETYLSAWWPMLILSAAAAMELAGASLEALLVARGRAITNFVLRGVPTVAALCALPWLVGHYGATGAALAVLGSSVLSVSGFILANRRAAA; translated from the coding sequence ATGATCCGCCGCGCTCTCACCAACACCGGCTGGCTGATGGGCGCGCGCGGAGTGAACGCGGTACTCAGCCTGATCTACCTGGCGATGGCGACGCGTGCACTGGGCGTGCAGGGTTTCGGCACCTTCGTCATCATCTTCACCTTCGCGCAGCTGATCGTCGGCTTTACCTCGTTCCAGACATGGCAGGCGATCATCCGCTGGGGTCAGGGGGAGGAGGGACGGCGCAGCGCTACCGGTTATGCGCTCGCTCTCGACACGCTGACGATAGTCACAGGGACGCTGGTGGCGGGGCTGGTACTCGGTTTCGCGGGGGAGTGGCTGCCCATTCCGCGGGGGCTGCGATGGGAAAGCTTCTGGTTCACCCTCGCCTATCTGCTTGCCATCCGCTCCACCCCCACCGGACTGCTGCGCCTGCATGACCGGTACGGCCGCGGGGCGATCGCCGATTCGACCATGTCGATAGTGCGCGTCGCCGGGGCGGGGCTGCTGATCCTGACCGCGCCGACGATAGAAGGGTTCCTTCTGGTGTGGGCTGTCGCCGAACTCGCGACGGCGGGAATGTACTGGCTGCTGGCCGCGCGGACCGAAGCGATATTCTGGCAGCGATTTTCCCTCACTCGCCTGCCGCAGGCGGAGCCGGACGCATGGCGTTTCGTCGCGGGAACGAGCCTGACCGCCATGCTGTCCATCTCCAGCCGGCAGTTGCTCGTCCTGCTGGTCGGCACTTTCGGCGGGGCGGCGATGGCCGGCATCTACCGCGTGGCGGCACAGTTGGGAGAAGGCTTGCTGCGCCTTGCCCAGGCGCTGTTGCGCGCCGTCTATCCCGAGCTGGTGCGCAACCCAAAGCAGGCGCGGCTCCTCGCGGCGCGCATCACCCGCATCGCCATGCTGACGGGTGCGGCCACTGTGGCGCTCGCCTGGCTGGGGGGCGAATGGCTGATCCGGGCGATCGCGGGGGAAACCTATCTTTCGGCCTGGTGGCCGATGCTCATTCTGTCGGCGGCGGCGGCGATGGAACTGGCGGGGGCGAGCCTCGAGGCGCTGCTGGTCGCGCGGGGCAGGGCCATCACCAACTTCGTGCTGCGCGGCGTGCCGACTGTAGCCGCCCTTTGCGCCCTGCCCTGGCTGGTCGGGCATTATGGCGCGACGGGCGCGGCGCTGGCGGTCCTGGGATCAAGCGTGCTGAGTGTGAGCGGATTCATCCTTGCCAATCGCCGCGCGGCGGCCTGA
- a CDS encoding malonic semialdehyde reductase — MTTDTLSADALDLIFRDARSFNGWHDKEVTDDQIKAIYELAKMGPTSANQQPARFVWCKSQDAKERLAKHASEGNRDKILTAPVCVIIGYDLDFHEHLPWLFPHADARSWFEGDRDARRESAFRNSALQGAYLMIAARALGLDCGPMSGFDQDGTTREFFADQPNYRADWLCSIGYGDRSTIFDRSPRPEFDRFNRLT; from the coding sequence ATGACGACCGACACGCTTTCCGCAGACGCTCTCGACCTCATCTTCCGCGACGCGCGCAGCTTCAATGGCTGGCACGACAAGGAGGTGACGGACGACCAGATCAAGGCAATCTACGAACTCGCCAAGATGGGCCCGACCTCCGCCAACCAGCAGCCCGCGCGGTTCGTGTGGTGCAAGTCGCAGGACGCGAAGGAACGGCTGGCGAAGCACGCCTCGGAAGGCAACAGGGACAAGATCCTGACCGCGCCGGTGTGCGTCATCATCGGGTACGATCTCGATTTCCACGAGCATCTGCCCTGGCTGTTCCCGCATGCCGATGCCAGGAGCTGGTTCGAGGGGGACCGTGATGCCCGGCGCGAGAGCGCCTTTCGCAATTCCGCTTTGCAGGGCGCCTATCTGATGATCGCGGCGCGCGCGCTCGGTCTCGATTGCGGGCCGATGTCGGGTTTCGACCAGGACGGCACGACGAGGGAATTCTTCGCCGATCAGCCCAACTACCGGGCCGACTGGTTGTGTTCCATCGGCTATGGCGACCGTTCGACCATCTTCGATCGTAGCCCTCGGCCCGAATTCGACCGCTTCAATCGCCTGACCTGA